Part of the Nostoc edaphicum CCNP1411 genome, AATGCTCATTGGTGTCAACTTAAGCTAGAAATGGCTTCTCGCTTGGCTTGAGTACCCGTCGGAAACTGAAGTTACCGCCTAATAGCTGAAGTCTACTGAAGTAGACTCAAGATTTTTGGGGATATTTAGTCATCTTTAGATGACTTCGGCTATGAGCCAGGAATTTCAATTCCTGGTGGACGTGCAGTTTCACGTTAAGTTGACACCAATGAGCAATGCTCTGCTCTGATGACAGATGTGGTTCAAATACATGAAAACTGCTGTAACTCAAAGATTTAGACTTTTTGAAGCTGAAGGTTTTTTTGGAACAATTCTTGAACGTTTTTCCAAGCATCGGCAGCAGCTTCGGCATTGTAGCTGGCGCGATGGTTGCAGAAAAAGCCATGTCCTGCTCCCGAATAGCGGAAGATTGCATGAGTAATCTGATTTTTCTTCAGTTCAGCCTCAATTTGTTCTGTATGTTCTAAGGGGATTCCCTGATCATCAAGACCAAAGAAGGCGTAGATGGGGCCTTTAATCTCTGAAGTGCGGGTGATGGTTGGTTCTCCACCGCCGGGAGTTGAGTTAGGAATACCGCCACCATAGAAAGAAGCTGTAACTTTAATGTCTGGTAAAGTGGCAGCTAGGTAAACAACGTGACCACCAAAGCAGAAACCAATGGAGCCGATCGCATCTCCTTGCACATTTGGTAAGGTTTTTAAGTAAGCGATCGCAGCTTTAATATCACTCAGTATTTCATCGGCTGTTGTTTGCTCCTTATAACCTCTCCCTTGCTGCACATCTTCAGGGGTGTATCCACCCTCAAAACCGGGGGCGGTGCGTTGAAATAACGTCGGTGCGATCGCTACATACCCGTCTTTAGCAAATTTCTCAGCAACTTCCCGAATGTGAATGTTAACCCCAAAAATTTCCTGAATCACGATCACAGCTGGGAAGGTTCCCTTTTGGACTGGTTCAGCTAAGTAAGCATCAATTTGCAAATCTCCGTTAGGGACTTTAACTTGAGCGGTGCGAATTTCTGTGTTTGTCATCTTAGAATTAGCCTGTAATTGCTTTCAGGACGCAATGTTTTATGGTAATTTTTGTACTATACTACTTAAAATATATCGATTTAACGTAGTTTAAGAGTAGTATTTCACAAACAATGCGTAAAGGCAAGTCATTTGATTTAGATGTAGATGGATATAAGACCGTGCCAAGAATCCGATGCTGAATTAGTCAGTGCGCTATGGGATGAGGTGTAGGCTGTTGACTTTGTGGGTTTTTAAGTGATATTATTCACACAATAATGATGTCGCCTTTTCTAAAGGGAGTAAACCGTGAAAAAGCCAAACAAGAAGGTAAACGTCTTGTAGTCGAAAACTTATTACAACTTCGTTTTGGTTCATTAGATAAAGAACTTCAAGCAATTATTGAACCAGTATTAGCATTACTCCCTGAAGAATTTACTCCATTGCTCATGCAATTGTCACGGGAGGAATTGATTGCTAAATTTGGCAGACACTGAATAATTTTTCCGGTTAGACCTAAAACTAAAGTTTTGATACATCTTTGGGCAAGCTTGAACTGCCTTCTCTTGTAAATTGGTTTATAGCGATCGCCACCGTCAATCTAACCAGGACTACGGCTAAAGCTCGTAGTTCAAATAGTGTATACTTTTCAAATTTCAAGAAAATTTCTTACTTAATATAGTTCTGTTTAGCCATAGATTTAGAGTATTTTCAAATAATTAAGGCTATAATTACCTGTATAAATTTTTATTTTATTTAAATAAAATAAAATACCTGAAATACTATTAGTAAAAAATAAATTACTTAATGGGATTATAAAACAGAACATAAGGTACATAGAAAATATGTATATAATTTATCCTGCTTAATTATCTAATAATTTATATTCTAAAAATCTCAAAAAAATACTTGATCTCACATATTATTAGCTATACTAATATTTAGATAGACTAACATTAGCCAAAGAATTATAGTGTTTATCGTCTGAGTGAGTTACATCTGGTTGCAGTGAGGGGCTAGAGGCGAAGGTGTACCTCATACAATTAAGGACTGCTATAACAGGTATTTCTAAAAATACAGGATGCATCAGAGGAGTTGCTTGTTTTATCTGAAATGCTAGTGCATCAATTGCTGTTTTTTGTAATTTTTCTGCAATCAATCGCAATAAATTTTGTCTACTACCATCTATAAAAACGAGTGGAGACTAGGAAGTGGTAAGTAGCAAAAATAAATAGGAGATAGAGAGAAAATAATACTCCTAACTCCTCAGTTTTGGCTGTTTTGTATTTATTTTTAGCACGAGGAAAAGCATGAAAAATACTCAAGTCGCAATTAACGAACTACTTAGTGAAACACCTTGCAAATCTAACCAGAAAAAATTTACTGGTCAGAAAAAACTCACTTGCACAAAACCACCACAACCAGGTGCAACCCAAGGAAATTGCCCTTTTGATGGAGCGATGGTTTCTGTCGGAGCTATTACTGATGCTGTTCATTTAGTACATGGTGCTGTTTCTTGTACTCACAATCCTTGGGCAACTCATGGCAGCCTATCATCAGGCTCACAATTATACCAAACTGCTTTTACTACTGATTTTAGTGAAGGTAATATCGTTTTTGGTGGAGAAAAGAAACTGTACAAAGCGATTGTGGCTGTTGCTCAACGCTATCATCCTGCCGCTATTTTTGTT contains:
- a CDS encoding dienelactone hydrolase family protein, producing the protein MTNTEIRTAQVKVPNGDLQIDAYLAEPVQKGTFPAVIVIQEIFGVNIHIREVAEKFAKDGYVAIAPTLFQRTAPGFEGGYTPEDVQQGRGYKEQTTADEILSDIKAAIAYLKTLPNVQGDAIGSIGFCFGGHVVYLAATLPDIKVTASFYGGGIPNSTPGGGEPTITRTSEIKGPIYAFFGLDDQGIPLEHTEQIEAELKKNQITHAIFRYSGAGHGFFCNHRASYNAEAAADAWKNVQELFQKNLQLQKV